One stretch of Emys orbicularis isolate rEmyOrb1 chromosome 5, rEmyOrb1.hap1, whole genome shotgun sequence DNA includes these proteins:
- the SOD3 gene encoding extracellular superoxide dismutase [Cu-Zn]: MFLFLYLVISLGLSASGVVRGEGEADSNGDSPLQDIQKKVNDLWQNLLYPQFINETTNRIGYATCEVKPSSNLDADKPQVTGQVLFRQSYPNGKLEALFDLNGFPSGSNQSGRAIHIHKLGDLSNSCDSTGGHYNPFNVNHPRHPGDFGNFYSKEGKIRKYKPNLLATLFGPYSIMGRSIVIHEQEDDMGKGNNKASLENGNAGRRLACCVIGICNKNLWEQKFPDITERRKKRITNEHKTTRPN; encoded by the coding sequence ATGTTTCTGTTCCTTTACCTGGTCATCAGCCTGGGCCTCTCTGCATCTGGTGTTGTGAGGGGAGAAGGTGAGGCTGATTCCAATGGAGACAGCCCACTTCAAGACATACAGAAAAAAGTGAATGACCTGTGGCAGAATTTACTCTACCCACAGTTCATCAATGAGACGACTAACCGGATAGGTTATGCCACTTGTGAAGTCAAGCCCAGCTCCAATCTAGATGCTGACAAGCCACAGGTGACAGGCCAAGTCTTGTTCAGACAGTCCTACCCAAATGGAAAACTAGAGGCTCTCTTTGACTTGAATGGGTTTCCGTCAGGCAGCAATCAGTCTGGCAGAGCTATTCACATCCATAAGCTCGGAGACCTCAGCAACAGCTGTGACTCTACTGGGGGGCACTATAACCCTTTCAACGTGAACCACCCTCGCCATCCAGGGGATTTTGGCAACTTCTACTCTAAAGAAGGCAAAATTAGAAAATACAAGCCAAATCTGCTCGCCACTCTGTTTGGCCCCTACTCCATCATGGGGAGATCCATTGTGATCCATGAGCAGGAAGATGACATGGGCAAGGGTAACAATAAAGCCAGTTTGGAGAATGGAAACGCTGGCAGACGTCTAGCTTGCTGTGTCATTGGGATATGCAACAAGAATTTATGGGAGCAAAAGTTTCCTGACATTacagagaggaggaagaagaggatcaCAAATGAGCACAAAACAACCAGGCCTAACTAA